One Branchiostoma floridae strain S238N-H82 unplaced genomic scaffold, Bfl_VNyyK Sc7u5tJ_1474, whole genome shotgun sequence genomic region harbors:
- the LOC118407793 gene encoding galactose-3-O-sulfotransferase 2-like, protein MAFDLGYPTEGADDMEAAERYIKELEHDFTLVLLLEHLDESLVLLRRLMCWETRDVVCDTVPKNARNYSYKSYIPTAEEMTNLRKWKAVDYLLYDTFNRSLWRKIEAQGPDFKKELDYYRELKKNISWYCHEDLKQRSNHSIVVKASNWSPQFVVDKEYCRGIKTREWILMRDIRQKASWKEERRWGIVLPIENVRSIIKGWPTFKYKIELTNYEKGLQKETKTN, encoded by the exons ATGGCCTTCGATTTGGGCTACCCAACTGAAGGAGCCGATGATATG GAGGCAGCTGAAAGATACATCAAAGAATTAGAGCATGACTTCACGCTAGTCTTGCTGCTGGAACACCTGGACGAGTCCTTGGTTCTTCTGAGACGTCTGATGTGCTGGGAGACGCGAGATGTCGTGTGCGACACCGTTCCGAAAAACGCCAGGAATTACTCCTACAAATCCTACATCCCTACCGCCGAGGAGATGACCAACCTTCGCAAGTGGAAGGCCGTGGATTACCTTCTATACGACACGTTCAACAGGTCGTTGTGGCGAAAGATTGAAGCACAG GGACCAGATTTTAAGAAAGAGCTCGACTACTACAGGGAACTGAAAAAGAACATCAGTTGGTACTGCCATGAAGATCTAAAACAGAGGTCCAACCATAGCATCGTTGTGAAAGCTTCCAATTGGAGCCCACAATTCGTAGTTGATAAGGAATATTGCAGAGGAATAAAGACCCgg GAATGGATACTGATGAGAGATATACGACAAAAGGCATCATGGAAAGAGGAGAGACGTTGGGGCATTGTACTGCCTATTGAGAATGTACGGTCGATCATCAAAGGATGGCCAACCTTCAAATACAAGATTGAACTAACAAATTATGAGAAGGGAttgcagaaagaaacaaaaacaaactag